Proteins from a genomic interval of Treponema brennaborense DSM 12168:
- a CDS encoding adenylate kinase has product MKFIFLGPPGAGKGTLAAKVAESYNIPHISTGEIFRAAIKAQTPLGKKVQAIIDAGSLVSDDITIELVRERLSQPDAQKGFILDGFPRTIPQAEALEGIVPVNAVVNFDIADKEVVERLSGRRVCRNCGQNYHVKFMPPAHEGICDSCKAELYIRDDDKIEAITHRLEVYREQTAPLIDFYRNKKVLTDIDARPLTSAILKEFEAKFPKN; this is encoded by the coding sequence ATGAAATTTATTTTTTTAGGACCGCCGGGCGCCGGTAAAGGTACGTTGGCTGCGAAAGTCGCAGAATCATATAATATCCCTCATATTTCGACCGGAGAAATTTTCCGCGCGGCGATAAAAGCTCAAACTCCGCTCGGAAAAAAAGTTCAGGCTATCATCGACGCCGGATCACTGGTAAGCGACGATATTACGATAGAATTGGTCCGCGAGCGGCTGTCCCAGCCCGACGCGCAGAAAGGATTTATTCTGGACGGATTTCCGCGCACCATTCCGCAGGCGGAAGCGCTTGAAGGAATTGTTCCGGTAAACGCGGTGGTAAACTTTGACATCGCGGATAAAGAAGTTGTGGAGCGGCTGTCGGGCCGGCGCGTCTGCAGAAACTGCGGACAGAATTACCACGTTAAGTTCATGCCTCCGGCGCACGAAGGCATATGCGATTCGTGCAAAGCCGAGCTCTATATTCGCGACGACGACAAAATCGAAGCGATCACGCACCGCCTTGAAGTATATCGGGAACAGACGGCGCCGCTCATCGACTTCTATCGGAACAAAAAGGTGCTGACGGATATCGACGCCCGCCCGCTGACCTCCGCCATTCTGAAAGAATTTGAAGCGAAGTTTCCGAAAAACTGA
- a CDS encoding helix-turn-helix domain-containing protein codes for MSSFRRNLRNELDYQLLTVKELAAKTGIPKPSLDCYLGSRATVPNAEIAVRIAKALNVSVEYLVTGQNDSPRPDDEYLPPLYAEFRPLLHMMIDLPEEKRAEIKNFITFTYAEFTKRESEKKGVVVSVS; via the coding sequence ATGAGTTCTTTCCGTCGGAATTTACGAAACGAATTGGATTATCAGCTTTTAACGGTCAAAGAATTAGCCGCAAAAACGGGAATTCCCAAACCGTCGCTTGATTGTTATTTGGGAAGCCGGGCAACCGTTCCGAATGCGGAAATTGCCGTCAGGATCGCAAAGGCGCTGAACGTATCCGTCGAATATCTGGTTACGGGGCAAAACGATTCCCCCCGTCCCGACGACGAATACCTGCCGCCGCTATACGCGGAGTTTCGGCCCCTGCTGCACATGATGATCGATCTGCCTGAGGAAAAACGGGCTGAAATAAAAAATTTCATAACGTTTACCTACGCGGAATTTACCAAACGGGAATCTGAAAAAAAGGGAGTCGTTGTTTCGGTTAGTTAA
- a CDS encoding sugar phosphate nucleotidyltransferase, with translation MAFIPVTIFKTISCPYIRVYNAIGTDWKKHSAGNSCSRITSCSNGTLVTFGVVSVSPETGYGYMKTAGSGSVLKLAQFVEKSDLPAATEYLADGSYYKTNVAEIKELFLFVANRDFAAI, from the coding sequence GTGGCCTTTATCCCGGTCACAATTTTTAAAACAATTTCTTGCCCTTACATCAGAGTATACAATGCTATTGGAACCGATTGGAAAAAACACAGCGCCGGCAATAGCTGCAGCCGCATTACAAGCTGTTCAAACGGCACACTTGTAACATTCGGTGTAGTTTCTGTATCTCCGGAAACGGGCTATGGTTATATGAAAACAGCAGGTTCCGGTTCTGTCCTGAAACTTGCACAGTTTGTTGAAAAATCAGACTTGCCTGCCGCAACAGAATATCTTGCAGACGGCAGCTATTATAAAACAAATGTGGCAGAAATCAAAGAACTTTTTTTATTCGTGGCGAACAGAGATTTTGCCGCTATTTAA
- a CDS encoding lipopolysaccharide biosynthesis protein, producing the protein MSEKITKNTVISSLIWKFLERGGVQGVQFILSIVLARLVTPSDYGVIALLLVFVQIANVFIQSGFNTALIQKKDSDDVDFSSILYLSLFISAVLYLLLFFISPIIAEFYNQPVLKPLLRVISITLFFGAVNSVQSAYISKTMQFKRFFFSSMGAVIGSGILGIILAYFGFGVWALVFQQLSSVFLTCVILWFTVKWRPKLLFSFERVKQLFGFGWKLLCSALLDTVFRNIYNLVIGRLYSSSQLGVFNRGQQFPQVIASNLDGSIQSVMLPTLSANNDNVQEVKRITRRSISTSAYILMPCMFGLAAVAEPLVKLLLTDKWLPCVPFLQLACISYALYPIHTANLTGINALGRSDIFLKLEIIKKIVTVINLVITIPLGIYAMAVGQVVSGFISTFINAYPNKKLMGYSYIEQWKDLLPSFLLSIAMAAAVWSIHFIPMMTVVLLILQILAGFVIYTLLSKLFHLESYEYFVNTIKGLRK; encoded by the coding sequence ATGTCTGAAAAAATTACAAAAAATACAGTCATATCATCCCTGATTTGGAAATTCTTGGAACGCGGCGGAGTACAAGGAGTTCAATTTATTCTGTCTATTGTACTTGCGCGGCTTGTTACACCTTCTGACTACGGTGTGATTGCGCTGCTCCTCGTTTTTGTACAGATTGCGAATGTATTTATTCAAAGCGGATTCAATACTGCTTTGATTCAGAAGAAAGACAGCGATGACGTTGATTTTTCTTCTATCTTGTATTTGAGCCTGTTTATTTCAGCTGTTTTATATCTGCTGCTGTTCTTTATATCGCCGATTATTGCAGAATTTTATAATCAGCCGGTTCTAAAACCGCTTTTACGGGTGATTTCAATAACGCTTTTCTTCGGCGCAGTGAACAGCGTTCAGAGCGCATACATTTCAAAGACTATGCAGTTCAAGCGGTTCTTTTTCAGCAGTATGGGGGCTGTAATTGGTTCCGGTATTCTCGGAATTATCCTTGCATATTTTGGCTTCGGAGTATGGGCGCTTGTTTTTCAGCAGCTTTCCAGTGTATTTCTGACCTGTGTGATTTTATGGTTTACCGTAAAATGGCGTCCAAAACTGTTGTTTTCCTTTGAAAGAGTGAAGCAGCTGTTCGGCTTCGGCTGGAAACTTCTTTGTTCGGCTCTGCTTGATACAGTTTTCAGGAATATCTACAACCTTGTTATCGGACGTTTGTATTCCAGCAGTCAGCTGGGAGTCTTTAACAGAGGGCAGCAGTTTCCTCAGGTCATTGCATCAAATCTTGACGGTTCCATACAGAGCGTGATGCTGCCGACTCTTTCCGCAAACAATGATAATGTTCAGGAAGTGAAGCGGATAACGCGGCGTTCCATAAGTACAAGCGCCTATATTCTTATGCCGTGCATGTTCGGACTTGCAGCTGTTGCCGAGCCGCTGGTAAAACTGTTGCTTACAGACAAGTGGTTGCCGTGTGTACCGTTCCTGCAGCTTGCCTGCATCAGCTATGCCTTGTACCCGATTCATACAGCTAATCTTACGGGAATAAACGCGCTTGGAAGAAGCGATATTTTCTTAAAGCTTGAAATTATAAAAAAGATAGTAACGGTTATCAATCTTGTCATAACAATTCCCTTGGGGATCTATGCGATGGCTGTTGGACAGGTCGTTTCCGGTTTTATTTCGACGTTCATAAATGCATATCCAAATAAAAAGTTGATGGGATATTCATATATAGAGCAGTGGAAAGATCTTCTGCCGTCTTTTCTGCTTTCCATAGCAATGGCCGCTGCCGTTTGGAGTATTCATTTTATTCCGATGATGACGGTTGTTCTTTTAATTTTGCAAATTTTGGCAGGATTCGTAATCTACACTCTGCTTTCAAAATTATTTCATCTTGAGTCGTACGAATATTTTGTAAATACAATCAAAGGTTTAAGAAAGTGA
- a CDS encoding acyltransferase family protein codes for MITSYFMCKQDFKWKKVINLVLEIILYRWVISGIFLLTGYEQFSLKEFYKTIFVIPFNFGKGFTSSFLGLYILIPFVNKFILCLDKKSFEKLIITLLILFTGLSSFLLNTAFEYIGWYITVYFIGCYIRLYEMEWMKNKKTTILLCVGTLLLSWLSIVVIRIVSVKINKNLLYYWFVSDSNKILAITTAIGLFLYFKNIKIGSNKVINIMAASTFGVLMIHASSDTMRRWLWQDVCKNVEAFTSNKYFILHAFCCTLSVYFICMFIDVCRKYIFGKIIQMISKMEK; via the coding sequence TTGATTACCAGCTATTTTATGTGCAAGCAGGATTTCAAATGGAAAAAAGTGATAAATCTTGTATTGGAAATAATTTTATACAGGTGGGTAATTTCAGGAATCTTTTTACTTACAGGTTATGAACAATTTTCTTTAAAAGAATTTTATAAAACAATTTTTGTAATACCTTTTAATTTTGGAAAAGGATTTACTTCATCATTTTTGGGACTGTATATACTTATTCCATTTGTAAACAAGTTTATACTGTGTTTAGATAAGAAAAGTTTTGAGAAATTGATTATAACGCTTTTAATTCTTTTTACAGGATTATCATCATTCTTATTAAATACCGCTTTTGAATATATTGGTTGGTATATAACAGTTTATTTTATTGGGTGTTACATCCGTCTGTATGAAATGGAATGGATGAAAAACAAAAAAACTACAATATTGCTATGCGTGGGAACTCTGTTACTTTCGTGGTTGAGTATTGTAGTAATCAGGATTGTATCTGTAAAAATAAATAAAAATCTTCTTTACTATTGGTTTGTTTCGGATTCAAATAAGATTCTTGCTATTACAACTGCAATAGGATTGTTTCTTTATTTTAAGAACATAAAAATTGGATCAAATAAAGTAATAAACATAATGGCTGCATCAACTTTTGGTGTTCTTATGATACATGCCTCTAGCGATACGATGCGCAGATGGTTGTGGCAAGATGTCTGCAAAAATGTAGAGGCATTCACATCAAATAAATATTTTATACTCCACGCGTTTTGTTGTACTTTGTCAGTTTATTTTATCTGTATGTTTATTGATGTTTGTAGAAAATATATTTTTGGAAAAATAATTCAAATGATATCTAAAATGGAAAAATAA
- a CDS encoding DegT/DnrJ/EryC1/StrS family aminotransferase — MTEQKTITVTSPLLPDLKEFEKYLEDIWSRKWLTNNGFYHKELEKALSEYLGVPYLSLFTNGTLPLITALQALRITGEVITTPYSFVATTHSIWWNGIKPVFVDIDEKTGNIDPEKIEAAITPKTTAIMPVHVYGTPCDTKRIKEIADKYGLKVIYDAAHAFGVKVNGKSILDEGDVSTLSFHATKVYNTIEGGALICHDEAMKKRIDYLKNFGFADEVTVVAPGINSKMDEIRSAYGLLNLKQVDKAIESRNSTAKKYREGLKEVEGIRWLEDIEGVRHNYSYFPIFIDKEKYGMSRDELYAKLKEHNILGRRYFYPLISEFSTYRGLESAAPENLPVSNKMAEQVLCLPMYAWLSDEDIGRVISIVRK; from the coding sequence ATGACCGAACAAAAAACAATAACCGTAACGTCCCCGCTGTTGCCGGATTTGAAAGAATTTGAGAAATATCTTGAGGATATTTGGAGTCGGAAGTGGCTCACAAACAACGGATTCTATCATAAGGAGCTGGAGAAAGCTCTGTCGGAATATTTGGGCGTGCCGTATCTGAGTCTTTTTACGAACGGAACCCTGCCTTTAATTACAGCGCTTCAGGCGCTCAGAATAACCGGAGAAGTTATTACAACACCGTACAGTTTTGTAGCTACAACACATTCTATCTGGTGGAACGGAATAAAGCCAGTCTTTGTTGATATTGATGAAAAAACGGGAAATATTGACCCGGAAAAAATAGAGGCAGCAATCACTCCAAAAACTACTGCAATTATGCCTGTTCACGTTTATGGAACGCCTTGCGACACAAAACGGATAAAGGAAATTGCCGATAAATACGGGCTGAAAGTGATTTATGATGCTGCACACGCCTTTGGCGTAAAGGTGAACGGAAAATCAATTTTGGATGAGGGCGATGTATCCACGCTCAGTTTTCATGCGACAAAGGTATACAACACTATCGAAGGCGGTGCTCTTATCTGTCATGACGAGGCGATGAAAAAACGGATTGATTATCTGAAAAACTTCGGTTTTGCAGATGAAGTTACCGTTGTTGCGCCGGGAATAAACAGCAAGATGGACGAAATCCGCAGTGCTTACGGGCTTTTAAACTTGAAGCAGGTTGATAAGGCTATAGAAAGCCGGAACTCGACGGCAAAAAAATATCGTGAAGGCTTAAAAGAAGTTGAAGGAATTCGCTGGCTTGAGGATATAGAAGGCGTAAGACACAACTACTCGTACTTCCCGATTTTTATTGACAAAGAAAAATATGGAATGAGCCGGGATGAACTTTATGCAAAACTCAAAGAACACAATATTCTGGGAAGAAGGTATTTTTATCCGCTTATAAGTGAATTCAGCACATATCGTGGTCTTGAATCAGCTGCCCCGGAAAATCTTCCTGTTTCAAATAAAATGGCAGAACAGGTGTTGTGTTTGCCGATGTATGCATGGTTATCTGATGAAGATATTGGGCGAGTAATTTCAATAGTGAGGAAGTAA
- a CDS encoding ATP-grasp domain-containing protein has protein sequence MKKLMILGGSRYILPVIEAAHKLGLYVITADYLPDNVAHKHSDEYVNVSIIDKEATLEAAKRLKIDGIISFACDPGVITAAFVAEQMELPFQGSYKSTCILQDKGLFRQFLADNGFNAPHARRYTNIKEAVEDVNFFTWPVIVKPTDSAGSKGVTKVDFPEKLEDAIKIALGGSHNGAFIIEDFLTFEGHHSSADSFTINGELKFVTYSDQLFDKDAENPYTPAFIIWPSSMKEKYQEELTKETQRLMTLLDMKTGIYNIETCVSNGKPYLMEISPRGGGCKIAELQQMAFSNTLIENEIRSSIGMPLVELHQTDCNGHWCEMVVHAESGKSGTLKKIWVEKEIEEKYLKLTDITAKERDKVLPFTGANMSLGDMFFRFDTREELDDVMSKSRKWLHIELS, from the coding sequence ATGAAAAAGTTGATGATTCTTGGCGGTTCACGTTATATTTTACCAGTTATTGAAGCTGCGCACAAATTAGGATTATATGTAATAACTGCAGATTATTTACCGGATAATGTTGCGCACAAGCATTCTGACGAATATGTTAATGTTAGTATTATTGACAAAGAAGCAACATTAGAAGCTGCTAAAAGACTTAAAATCGATGGAATAATATCTTTTGCTTGTGATCCTGGTGTTATAACGGCTGCATTTGTAGCAGAACAGATGGAACTGCCGTTTCAAGGCTCATACAAATCAACTTGTATCTTGCAGGATAAAGGATTATTCAGACAGTTTCTTGCTGATAATGGTTTTAATGCGCCTCATGCAAGACGGTATACAAACATAAAAGAAGCAGTTGAAGATGTGAACTTTTTTACATGGCCTGTTATTGTAAAACCGACAGATTCTGCAGGAAGTAAAGGAGTTACAAAAGTTGATTTCCCTGAAAAGCTCGAAGATGCTATAAAAATTGCCTTAGGGGGCTCTCATAACGGAGCTTTTATTATAGAAGATTTTCTTACTTTTGAAGGACATCATTCAAGCGCCGATTCTTTTACGATTAACGGTGAGCTTAAGTTTGTGACATATTCTGATCAATTATTTGATAAGGATGCAGAGAATCCGTATACACCAGCTTTTATTATCTGGCCATCATCTATGAAAGAAAAATATCAAGAGGAACTTACTAAAGAAACTCAAAGGCTTATGACTCTGCTTGATATGAAAACTGGAATTTACAACATTGAAACCTGTGTTTCTAATGGCAAACCATATCTGATGGAAATTTCACCGCGCGGCGGGGGCTGTAAAATCGCAGAATTACAACAAATGGCGTTTTCTAATACATTGATAGAGAATGAAATTAGAAGTTCTATAGGAATGCCCTTAGTGGAGTTACATCAGACTGACTGTAATGGTCATTGGTGTGAAATGGTAGTTCACGCAGAATCTGGAAAAAGCGGTACTCTAAAAAAAATATGGGTCGAAAAGGAAATTGAAGAAAAATATCTGAAGCTTACTGATATAACAGCAAAAGAAAGAGATAAGGTCTTACCTTTTACAGGTGCTAATATGTCGTTAGGAGATATGTTCTTTAGGTTTGATACACGGGAAGAACTTGATGATGTAATGTCAAAATCAAGAAAATGGCTTCATATAGAGTTGTCATAA
- a CDS encoding GNAT family N-acetyltransferase, whose protein sequence is MNLNTKDYFQFFIETVSFDEVFEFVIQAKKHYPYLLEGVQIESFCKKISSLATFVTVRNESDKLIGLIAFYMNNSNFLYITLACVLKEYQGKKLFKKMFFLLETKAKCQNYPLVQLEVNKTNEKVKALYEHSGFIQILEKDESLIMQKKINICEVSEYRGGGYIKLS, encoded by the coding sequence ATGAATTTGAATACAAAAGATTATTTTCAGTTTTTCATAGAAACAGTGTCTTTTGATGAAGTATTTGAATTTGTTATTCAAGCAAAAAAACACTACCCATATTTACTAGAAGGAGTACAAATAGAATCGTTCTGTAAGAAAATTTCTTCTCTGGCAACATTTGTTACAGTAAGAAATGAATCTGATAAACTTATAGGATTAATTGCTTTTTATATGAATAACAGTAATTTTTTGTATATAACTTTAGCTTGTGTTTTAAAAGAATATCAAGGTAAAAAATTGTTTAAAAAAATGTTTTTTCTTTTAGAAACAAAGGCTAAGTGTCAGAATTATCCGCTAGTACAGTTGGAAGTAAATAAAACTAATGAAAAAGTAAAGGCTCTGTATGAGCATTCAGGGTTTATTCAAATACTAGAAAAGGATGAATCTCTGATTATGCAGAAAAAAATTAATATTTGTGAAGTTTCTGAGTATAGGGGGGGGGGGTATATAAAACTTTCTTAA
- a CDS encoding GNAT family N-acetyltransferase, producing the protein MYRLRELAEKDIETINKWRNDKRLIDLLGAPYRYIDINTDSEWFQNYLKNRKTTVRCSIVDEDDKLLGLISLTDVDQLNQCAVLHIMLGSEASFGKGIGTFAIKEMLNHAFNNLNLRRIELSVLESNSRAIHVYEKIGFVQEGIKRECVFKNGSFISMRMYAMLKNEFTAGITI; encoded by the coding sequence ATGTATAGGTTAAGGGAATTAGCAGAAAAGGATATAGAAACTATAAACAAATGGAGAAATGATAAAAGGCTAATAGATTTATTAGGAGCTCCATATCGGTACATAGATATAAATACTGATAGCGAATGGTTCCAAAATTATCTCAAAAATCGAAAGACTACAGTTAGATGTTCTATTGTTGATGAAGACGATAAACTTTTAGGTCTTATCAGTTTAACTGATGTAGATCAGTTAAATCAATGTGCTGTACTGCATATAATGTTAGGAAGTGAAGCCTCTTTTGGAAAGGGAATAGGTACTTTCGCAATAAAAGAAATGCTTAATCATGCATTTAACAATTTAAACCTAAGACGCATAGAATTATCAGTATTAGAAAGTAATTCAAGAGCGATTCATGTTTATGAAAAGATTGGATTTGTACAAGAAGGAATAAAAAGAGAATGCGTTTTTAAAAATGGTAGTTTTATAAGTATGAGAATGTATGCAATGCTAAAAAATGAATTTACGGCTGGAATAACAATTTAA
- a CDS encoding 3-oxoacyl-[acyl-carrier-protein] synthase III C-terminal domain-containing protein, which translates to MINRTQEDVMSTWKNQDLEHPMVSVVCLTYNHEKYIKDALNGFLIQETDFPFEVLVNEDTSTDDTAIILKEYEKKYQNIIKPIYHTVNEYSQDIDVFGNTVKRTKGKYIAICEGDDFWIDKNKLQMQVDFLEKNLEYSMCCHNAQVVNELNKISTICFYIGDAGTATIIDKGSFAESFFELGTDGRRNSSIRINAKNGGRTPLPAKSLNEILQKDRNIRSDVQMFMDGASIFSFTLKQVPKLVKNVLERNQKQMDDIDYFVFYQANVYILEYLRKKLKVENERFAYFIEDIGNTVSNSIPIVLSEKLKDETLYTKKHILLAGFGVGLSWSGCMLEKI; encoded by the coding sequence ATGATAAATAGAACGCAAGAAGATGTAATGAGTACTTGGAAAAATCAGGATCTAGAACATCCGATGGTTTCTGTTGTATGTCTAACATATAATCATGAAAAATATATAAAAGATGCCTTAAATGGTTTTCTTATCCAAGAAACTGATTTCCCATTTGAGGTGTTGGTTAATGAGGATACTTCAACTGATGATACTGCAATTATCTTAAAGGAATATGAAAAAAAATATCAAAATATAATAAAACCGATTTATCATACAGTGAATGAATATTCACAAGATATAGATGTATTCGGGAATACCGTAAAAAGAACAAAAGGAAAATATATAGCTATCTGTGAAGGTGATGATTTCTGGATTGATAAGAATAAGCTGCAGATGCAAGTGGATTTTTTGGAGAAGAATCTAGAGTATTCAATGTGTTGTCATAATGCACAAGTAGTTAATGAACTAAATAAAATAAGCACAATATGTTTCTACATCGGTGATGCAGGGACGGCAACAATCATTGATAAAGGAAGTTTTGCAGAATCTTTTTTTGAATTGGGAACTGACGGAAGGAGAAATTCTTCTATCAGAATCAATGCAAAGAACGGTGGAAGAACTCCGCTGCCCGCGAAATCTTTGAATGAGATCTTGCAGAAAGACAGAAATATACGTTCCGACGTTCAGATGTTTATGGATGGAGCGAGCATTTTTTCTTTCACACTCAAGCAAGTTCCAAAACTGGTAAAAAATGTGCTGGAGAGAAATCAAAAGCAGATGGATGATATAGATTATTTTGTGTTTTATCAGGCGAATGTGTATATTCTTGAATATCTGCGGAAAAAGCTGAAAGTGGAAAACGAGCGTTTTGCTTATTTTATTGAGGATATCGGAAATACGGTCTCAAACTCAATACCAATTGTCCTGTCAGAAAAACTGAAAGACGAAACATTGTACACTAAAAAACATATTTTACTGGCAGGATTCGGAGTCGGGTTGAGTTGGAGCGGCTGTATGTTGGAGAAGATATAA